A DNA window from Theobroma cacao cultivar B97-61/B2 chromosome 5, Criollo_cocoa_genome_V2, whole genome shotgun sequence contains the following coding sequences:
- the LOC18598443 gene encoding dihydroneopterin aldolase 2 has protein sequence MAAPSCGAMTEDVGIPMGDKLILRGLKFHGFHGVKPEEKSLGQKFLVDVDAWMDLRMAGKSDLLSDTVSYTDIYRIVKEVVEGKSQDLLESVAQLIASATLRKHPQISAIRVKVGKPHVAVHGPLDYLGVEIVRYRSIDAPN, from the exons ATGGCTGCACCCAGTTGCG GAGCAATGACAGAAGATGTTGGAATACCAATGGGAGACAAACTCATATTGAGGGGCTTGAAATTTCATGGTTTCCATGGGGTCAAGCCTGAAGAAAAAAGCCTGGGTCAGAAGTTCTTGGTAGATGTAGATGCCTGGATGGATCTTAGGATGGCTGGTAAATCAGACCTCTTGTCAGATACTGTTAGTTACACTGATATTTACCG CATAGTAAAGGAAGTTGTGGAAGGGAAATCTCAGGATCTTCTCGAGTCAGTGGCTCAATTAATTGCATCAGCAACCTTGAGGAAGCATCCTCAGATATCTGCTATTCGTGTGAAAGTGGGGAAGCCTCATGTTGCTGTTCATGGTCCTCTTGACTACCTTGGAGTTGAGATTGTCAGATACAGAAGTATTGATGCTCCAAATTGA
- the LOC18598444 gene encoding 50S ribosomal protein L22, producing MVGWQRHLQCVLRQVGRRLEHNYTLSANYSSSSRLSSSFLTGELPSIQRLWRSPSASISTPFYQYFQQLGISTSRKLLAGSSEETPISSPLTPVLAINSGKTEEKKVVPNRLKVQAVLKNIKQSPKKVNLVAALVRGMRVEDALLQLQVTVKRAAKTVYQVIHSARANATHNHGLDPDRLLVAEAFIGKGFYKKRISYHAKGKCGIKERPECRLTVVVREMTPEEEAEIARLRVSKFRKLTKRERRLVPHKLIETTPIWNRKGKGKGSSQEPSGMAA from the exons ATGGTGGGGTGGCAGAGACATTTGCAATGTGTACTTCGCCAAGTTGGGAGAAGACTGGAACATAACTATACTTTGTCTGCCAACTATTCATCTTCTTCTCGCTTGAGCTCCTCTTTTTTAACtg GTGAATTGCCTAGTATTCAGAGATTGTGGAGATCACCTTCTGCTAGCATTTCAACACCTTTTTATCAGTATTTCCAACAGTTG GGAATTTCAACTTCAAGGAAGTTACTAGCAGGTTCATCTGAAGAGACACCCATTTCTTCACCATTAACTCCTGTTTTGGCAATAAATAGTGGAAAGACTGAAGAGAAGAAAGTTGTTCCTAATCGCTTAAAAGTTCAAGCAGTGTTAAAGAACATAAAACAG AGTCCTAAGAAGGTCAACTTGGTTGCTGCATTAGTTCGTGGTATGCGTGTTGAGGATGCATTGTTGCAGTTGCAAGTGACAGTAAAGCGTGCTGCTAAAACTGTCTATCAG GTTATACACTCTGCTCGAGCAAATGCTACCCATAATCATGGACTGGATCCAGACCGTCTGCTAGTTG CGGAGGCATTTATCGGAAAGGGATTTTATAAGAAGAGAATTTCCTACCATGCTAAAGGGAAATGTGGAATTAAAGAGAGACCAGAGTGCCGACTAACAGTTGTAGTGAGGGAGATGACCCCTGAAGAGGAGGCCGAGATAGCCAGGCTGAGAGTAAGCAAGTTTCGCAAGCTTACTAAGCGGGAAAGGCGACTTGTACCCCATAAGCTTATTGAAACCACTCCTATTTGGAACCGCAAAGGCAAAGGCAAAGGCAGCAGCCAGGAACCAAGTGGCATGGCTGCATGA